The genomic region GTGGAAAAGAGCACAGCCTCCGAAATATCCATAATGGAAGCGCACTCACGCACGTAAACTTCCTGCTTGATCAGGTCGGGGATTTTGGAGATGCTCTCCACAATATCGCGGATAGTAGATGCTTTCTTGATTGGGTCGCCTTGGGACTCCTCCATCAAAAGGGAGGCTTTGAAGCGGATAAAATCAACGGCATTTTGCTCTAAATAGAGTACTAAATCCTCGTAGGCGGTTTTCTTGGCAAAGCTGTCAGGGTCTTCTCCCTCAGGAAAAGTACAGACTTTTACGTTCATCCCCTCTTCGAGGATGAGATCAACCCCACGCAAAGAGGCTCTAAGTCCTGCCGCATCGCCATCATAAAGCACTGTGATGTTGGGTGTAAGACGCTTGATAAGGCGGATCTGGTCGGGGGTGAGGGCGGTGCCACTGGAGGCTACCACGTTCTCAATACTCTTTTGGTGCATCTGGATCACATCGGTATAGCCTTCAACCAAGTAGCAGTTATCAGCCTTAGCGATAGCTTGCTTGGCGTAGTAGATACCATAGAGCACCTTACTCTTGTGGTAAATCTCACTTTCGGGCGAGTTGAGGTACTTGGCAGCCTTCTTGTCTTGCACGAGCACACGCCCCCCGAAGCCGAGCACACGGCCGCTCATTGAGTGTATTGGGAACATCACACGCCCTTTAAAGCGGTCGAAACGGCGGTCGTCCTTGACGATGGTAAGCCCTGTTTTCTCTAAAAATTCGAGTTTGTAGCCATTCTTGAGGGCGGTATCGGTAAAGGCTGTCCACTCGTCAAGGGAGAAGCCGAGGTGGAATTTCTCAATGGTTTCGGGGGTAAAGCCGCGTTCCTTAAAGTAAGTAAGGCCTACCGCCTTGCCCTGCTCGGTGTTGTGAAGGGTTTGCGCAAAGTACTGCTGGGCGTATTCCGATACGATGTAAAGGCTCTCACGCTCGTCGGCTTTATCATCGGAAGGGGTGCCTGTTTCCTCGACATCGATGTTATATTTCTTTGCCAGATAGCGGATTGCCTCGGGGTAAGTGAAGTGTTCGTGTTCCATCAAGAAGGCAATGGCATTACCGCCCTTGCCGCTGGAGAAATCTTTCCAAATTTGCTTTACAGGCGATACCATAAAACTCGGGGTGCGCTCATTGGAGAAAGGGCTGAGCCCTTTGAGGTTAGAGCCTGCCCGTTTGAGTTGGACGAAGTCGCCAATGACCTCCTCTACGCGCATTTGGTCATATACTTTATCGATGGTAGTCTTTGAAATCATAGGGCAAAGGTACAATATTTTTTGGAGATTAAGAGAAAGTAGGCAAGAATTAGTGTATGAAGAATAGTTTTGCGCTATACTTACTCCTTGAATTTGGTAAGGTGAGATGTATAAAAAAGAATGTGATTTTTTAGTGTTTATATAATATAGAGAGCAGAGATCCATATTAAATCTGATCTCTGCTCTCTACTTTTTGTTCTTTACTCTCTATTCTAAAATATCCTATACCCTGCTGAGATGCTAAACACCATATTGCGCGAGTTGCCATAAGTGTGCTGAGGCAGCACATCGGTGAAGCCATAGCCAAACTGTACTGAACCTGTAAAGCGCCACACTTCCACGCCTGTGCCTATCTGAATCCCTACGTCGAAAGGCTTAAAGTCGTCCTTTTCACCTGTACCTACGGTCAAGGAGTGCCATTTAGAGTCCGTATGACGTCGCTCGCCAGGGTTGTCAGTGGTATGCTCTTCCTTCACATTGCCGTATAAACCAAGTGCCACATAAGGTCCTACCCGTGCGGTGAGCGTTACTTTATCGCTTACAGGTATGCGATACCTGAAATGCACAGGCATCTCCAAGTAGTTGCGGAAGACGTATTGCGCATCCTTGCGGTACTCCGTGCGCGTATCAACCACATTTTCCAAGGTGTTGCCTTTCATTGAGAATACCAAGCCCGTCTCCAAGCCAAAACCTTTCGGGAAGTTCACCGTAAAAAGTGCCCCTGCGTTGATACCTGCATTGGGGTAATTGTCCGCATCTCCCAATTCTGAGAGGTAAAGCCCTGAGACGTTCAGCCCTGCGCGTACCTCTAAACCTACGGTAGTTTGTCCTACCGCTGTATAGCCCCCTACGAGGGCTGCCAATAGTAAAATTAGTTTCTTCATATAATTATCTATTTAAGTGTTACATATTTTATTACTAAAAGAAGCGATAGCCTCCTGTGATGGTAAAGGCATAATTGCGTGTATCGCCCCACTCGGCTTGCCCTCGGGTGCCTGTTTGAGGGTCGTAAGTGTTGAAAGGCGTGTTATACACATCCAAGAAGCCAAAGCTAAACTGCAAGCCTATGGTAGCCTTACCGATTTCGACCCCTGTGGCAATTGCCCAACCACTATCGAAACTGCGGAAATCAGCGTCGGCAGTGTTGCCCACTTTCAGTTTAAAACGCTCCTTATCGGTACTACTGCTCCTATTGCCCCCTCTGGCAAAGGTGACAAAATCGCCTTTAGCAAGCACATTGCCGTGGGTAGCAAAAGCAAAATAAGGACCTGTGCGCGCAAATAGTGTTACGTTGCCCAGTGGTACACGTACCCTAAAATGCACAGGCAGTTCTAAATAATTGCAGTAGAGGTTCGCCTCACCTTCTATGCGGGCACCTGTATTGCGGTTATAGCCATCAACCTTCCACGTTTCACCTTTTGAGGTAAATACCAACCCCGTTTCCATACCGAGGTATTTTGAGAAGTTCAGCGTTGCCAAGCAGCCGAGGTGCAGCCCTACATTGGGGCTGACTTGCATTGGTATGGGCGATAGTTCGTGTGATATCCACGCGATGTTAAGCCCGCCGCGCACTTCCAAACCTACTTTGTTCCACACCTCATTGTGGCGGCTTGAAGGGCGTTGTGCACTCACATCGGTGGTGTCGCGAGGGGCTTCCTGCACTGTGGGGGTCACTAAGGTGTCGCGCACTGGTGCCACCTGCGTGCTATCTATTTGTGCATTGGCAGCGAATACACCTGCTAACGCACTTACTGCTAATAAGATACCTTTTTTCATCTGTAAAACTATTTAATTGATAAGGCAAAGATACGGCTTTATTTTAGAAGTGACAAATTCCTATAGCATTTTTTAAGCTATTTTCAAGAGTTTTTTCTGTTAGTGCTTCCTTTTTTTGTAGTTTTTTTACTTGATAAGGTTGTTATTGATTTTATTTTTGTACTTTTGCGCTGTAATTTCAAAATTGTGTTTATGAAAAAGATATTTTGTTTACTGTTTTTAGCGATGAGCCTTATTGGGGTAAAGGGTTACAGCCAGCACGTGCTCAAAGCGGTTATTTTAGATGAGGAAACTCAGGCACCTGTGCCTTATGCTACGGTGCACAACGAGCTGAATTACGCCATTAGTAACGACGATGGGGGCTTCTACATTGAGTCGACAGCAAACCCTCTGACCATTGAGTGCTTGGGGTACGAGACCCTTAAGACGAGCTTCACAGAGCTGAAAGGGAAGTCGAAGATCTACTTAAAGCCTAAGACGTTTGAGCTTGAGGCTATTACCCTCACAGCGGGCGACCCTTATACGTTGATGAAGAAGGCGGCTGCTAAGTGGTATGCTCTTTCGCCACATAAGGAGCGCTTTTTTATGCGTGGGCTGCTTCGTAAGAATGGTGAAATAGAGAAGCTCATCGACCTTACAGGGAAGATTGAGAAGAACACGCTTTTCAGTATGGAAGGGCTTTCAACGCCTAAGGATAACTATAGGATTGAGCTCGAGAATGCGCGCTTGGCGAGTGTGAACACCAGCAAGAAGTACTACATCAAGATGATGAACTTTGAGGGATTGCTCAACTCAGTGGCTTCGCCGTGGACGCCTGCCGATAAGTATTCGCATACGTATTCCTCAGGGAATGACTCGCTTTCGGCTAAGTTAGACTTTGCTTTTAAAGATGCTAAGAAGAAGAACGAAAAGGGGCACTATCTGCTCAAGAAAGGTCAGTATACGTTCGATCAGCTGTACCTGACCTTTAACAATCCCGATGGGCAGTTGATGCCTTTCGGTCCGAACTTGAAGACGCGCACTTTGAAGTTTGAGAAGCGTTCCGATTTTGCTCTGAATGAGGCTACGGGTAAGTACCAGCTCTCAAAGGCTTACTACTATCACAAGGTGGAGGTGGTGTCGAAGGAGGGCACAGATGTGTTCGATTTGTACTATTTCTACACCGCTGAACCACTGCCATCGGAAGAGCCTGTGACGGCAAATGTATCGGCAAAGATGGATATGTTCCAGCTTAAGCGTGCCTACAACCCTGAGTTCTGGGAGCACACGGATATACTGCTGCTTACCGACGAGATGCGTGCCTTTATCGACAAAGTCAATAGTAGCAAGGAGCCCAGGAGCATTAGTAACTTTAAGTAAAGGGGATTAGTGATCAGGGATTAGGGGTCAGTAATCAGCGATCAGGTATAAGCGGGAGGTTTAAGCTTCCCGCTTTTTTTGTGTGCGAATTGCAGTGTGAACCGTGTAGGTAGTTAGCAGCAAGGTAATTTTTATCATATTCGTATTAAAATTGATCTATTATTGAAGAATGTATAGCACCTAATAGTGCCGAAATAGACCCTTATAGGGTAGGGGAGAGGGGTGATAGGGTGCCGTACTGCATCCGTATTGGTAGCGTATTGGTACCGTAGTTGCTCTTACGTTTCTCTTACCTTCCTCTTAGGTTTAGGGGTTAGAGGTCGGTGATTAGTAGTTAGAAAGTTGTGGAAGAATGTTGTGTTGCAGTATTGTTAAAAAGATGCTGCAAAGATAGTGAATAATTTATAATGCACAATGGATAGTGAGTATTTTTTTTCAGAAGGCAGAGGTCAGGGGTTGGTTTTAGCGTGTGAGTGCGGTGCTTTTACCCTTGTTATTAATGGGTTACGCTTCTAATGGGGCAATCTGGAACGGTGCTTTTTGATGTGTTTGTGCTGAGTGGTACGGGCAATTAATCATTTATCATTGTTTATTTATCATTAAAATTTTGTATCTTTGCGCCCTAATCACTACTACTAAGGGCTAATCACTATACACAAATGGCAAAAGAAATAGACGAAGCTAAGCAAGGGCAAAGCCTTGTGATGGCTACTAATGCTCAGAATACTAAGAAGTTATACATAGAGAGCTACGGCTGTCAGATGAATTTTTCCGATAGCGAGATCGTAGCGTCTATCCTCTCGAAGGTGGGTTACAACACTACCGATCAACTTGAGGAGGCGGATTTGGTGCTTATCAATACTTGTTCGGTACGCGAGAAAGCCGAGCAAACTATACGTAAGCGTTTGGAACAGTTCAACAGCTATAAGCGCAAGAAGCCCGCGATGAAGGTGGGCGTGCTGGGCTGTATGGCAGAGCGCGTAAAGCACGCTTTTTTGGAAGAGGAAAAGATAGTCGATATGGTGGTAGGTCCTGATGCGTATAAAGACCTTCCCAACCTCTTGGAGGACGTGGAAAGCGGGCGTGAGGCAGTGAATGTGATCCTCTCTAAGGACGAGACCTACGCGGATATTGCCCCTATTAGGCTCGGCAGCAATGGGGTTACGGCTTTTGTGTCCATCACACGCGGTTGCGACAATATGTGTACGTTCTGCATTGTTCCTTTCACTCGTGGACGGGAACGCAGCCGCGACCCTTACTCCATCCTCAATGAGATTGGCGACCTTGCTGAGCGTGGTTTTAAGGAGGTTACGCTGCTGGGGCAGAATGTCGATAGCTATCTGTGGTATGGCGGCGGCCTCAAGAAGGACTTTGCTAAGGCCAGCGAGATGCAGCAAGCCACTGCGGTGAACTTTGCAGGGCTGCTGGATATGGTAGCAACGGCTTACCCCAAGATGCGCATTCGCTTCTCGACCTCCAATCCGCAAGATATGACCCTCGATGTGATCGACACAATGGCACGGCATCACAACATCTGCAAGTATATTCACCTACCCGTGCAGAGCGGCAGCAATCGCATCTTAAAGGCGATGAATAGGTTGCACACGCGTGAGGAGTATTTTAAGCTCATTGATGATATACGGGAGCGCATTCCTGATTGTGCTATTTCTCAGGATATGATTGCGGGCTTCCCCACAGAGACAGAGGAAGATCACCGCGATACATTGAGCCTTATGGAGTACGTAAAGTACGATTTCGGCTTTATGTTTGCCTACTCAGAGCGACCCGGTACGCTGGCTGCGCGCAAGATAGAAGACGATGTGCCCGAGGAGGTAAAGAAACGCCGCCTTATGGAGATTATCGACTTGCAACAGAAGCACAGTGCTATTCGCACGCAGGCGCAAGTGGGCAAGGTGGTAGAAGTGCTCATTGAAGGCACCAGCAAGAAGTCTGCCGAGCAGTGGATGGGGCGCAATACCCAGAATACGGTGGTGGTATTCCCCAAAGGGGACTATAAGGTAGGCGACTTTGTAGATGTGCTGGTAGAAAGCTGCACCTCGACCACGCTCATCGGCAAGGCAGTAGGGAAGACGGGGTATTTTAATGAATAAGTTTAATATATGGCAGAGATTACATTAAAAACTAAGTATTTTGGGCAGTTGAACTTCCCTGCTGAGGAGGGTATTGTAGCAGACCTTGTTGTGAATTTCGAGGGTGAGGAGTTAGAAATTAGCTTTGACATCTTTGATAAATTGGTAGAGGAGAAGAATATTGCTACAGTGCAGCTTCTTTTGGATAATGCTGAGGCAATGTACAGCAAAGCGAAGGCGTATATCAAAGCCAACTACAAAACCGATGAGGTCATCGCTGAGTTTATAGAGTGGCACATTGAGGAACTCTCTGAGGAGTTTGTAGATGCGTATGGCACGGAAGAGGAGGTTACTGCTGAGGAGATTATTAGGCAGCTGCGATTGACACATTTATGGCTTAGCCCTAATGAGGAAGTGCAAGGAGGGGTAGAGATTACTTATGATTTTACGCTACAAGAGGTATCGGACGAGATCTTAGCCGTACGCTTTGATAAGAGTCTTGAAATAACAGATGTGGTTTGGGAAAGATAAAACAATAAAAAACAAGAGAGATGGTAACAACATTAGAATTTAAACAACCTATTTCTATAAAACAGCTCTTAGTAGTAGAAAAACTATTAGATGCTATTGGGATAGAAATAAAAAAAGATGACACTGAACTCTCTGAAAAAGAGTTTTTCGCAAAGATTAATAGAGCAAAGAACAGTAAGAGAATGACTCTTACAGAGGAAAAGCAGCGAGAGTTATTTAGTATGTAGTAAGGATATGGATGAGGAACTTACTTAAGAAAATAGAACTCTTAGTGAATGAATTAAAAAGACATCCTGAAATAGGAACAGGACATCCAGAAAAGTTAAAAGGGGGAACTGATGAAATGTCGCGGAGAATAGACAGCAAACACCGATTGATCTATCAGGTAGATGAGGAAAATAAGAAGGTATTCCTTATATCTGCTTGGGGACACTACGGAGATAAATAATTAAACACAATGGAAAGAATAGCGAGTTTTTGTATTGATCACTTAAAGTTAGAGCGCGGCATCTACGTATCGCGCAAGGATTATGTGGGCAGCGAGGTGCTGACCTCTTTTGATATCCGTATGAAACGCCCTTACCGCGAGCCTGTACTCGGTGGGGCAGAAATCCACACAATGGAGCACTTGGCGGCTACGTGGCTGCGCAATAGTGCGTGGAAAGACAAAATCATCTATTGGGGGCCTATGGGCTGTATGACAGGCAATTATCTGATATTGGCAGGCGATTATACCTCAAAGGATATTGTACCCCTGATAACAGAGCTCTTTGAGTATATGGCAGCTTTTGAGGGAGAGATACCCGGTGCCTCTGCCTTAGAGTGCGGCAATTTTTACAATAATAACTTGCCAATGGCGAAGTACGAAGCGAAGAAATACTTAGAGGAAGTGCTTTATCATTTGACAGATGCTAATTTGGAGTATCCGAAGTAGGGAGGCAAGGTCTCATTTATCAATTGATTAGGTTTGAGAAAGAGAATTTTGAGCTAAGTTTTTTAGGAAGGAGTTGTTTTTTAAGATAAATGTACTACATTTGCAATCTCAAAGAGCGCCAAGAGGGCGCACGTACGAGATATTAAAAGATTAATTAAATAATTTATGATTCAATTACAGAAGAATGATGTTGTAGAGGCATTGCGAAAGATTACCGCCCCTGGTGAAGGGAAGAACTTGGTGGATAGCGGTGCGGTTCAAAATATTGTAATCTTTGGTGATGAAGTAGTAGTAGACGTGGTGATTGATAACCCCAGTCTACAAGCTAAGAAGCGCACCGAAGTGGAGATAATGAAAGCCATTCACGGGGAGGTACACGAAAAAGCCAAAGTAATCGTAAACGTAAAGGTGGTAGCCCCTGAGAAACCTGAGATTAAGGGCAAGCCTATCCCAGGGATAAAGAATATCATAGCGATAGCCTCGGGTAAGGGAGGTGTTGGCAAGTCGACCATTACGGCGAATTTGGCGATTTCACTTTCTAAAATGGGCTTTAAAGTAGGCGTTTTGGATGCGGATATTTATGGACCTTCTATCCCAATGATGTTTGATGTGATGGGAGAGCGTCCGCAATCGGTAGTAGTAGATGGGAAGTCGATGATGAAGCCTATTGAGAGTTATGGGGTAAAGATCCTTTCTATTGGCTTCTTTGTAGGGGCTAATCAGGCGGTGATATGGCGAGGGGCGATGGCATCGAAGGCACTCAATCAGATGATTTTTGATGCCGACTGGGGTGAACTTGACTTTCTGTTAGTTGATTTACCACCAGGGACAGGAGATATTCACCTGA from Capnocytophaga haemolytica harbors:
- the dnaG gene encoding DNA primase yields the protein MISKTTIDKVYDQMRVEEVIGDFVQLKRAGSNLKGLSPFSNERTPSFMVSPVKQIWKDFSSGKGGNAIAFLMEHEHFTYPEAIRYLAKKYNIDVEETGTPSDDKADERESLYIVSEYAQQYFAQTLHNTEQGKAVGLTYFKERGFTPETIEKFHLGFSLDEWTAFTDTALKNGYKLEFLEKTGLTIVKDDRRFDRFKGRVMFPIHSMSGRVLGFGGRVLVQDKKAAKYLNSPESEIYHKSKVLYGIYYAKQAIAKADNCYLVEGYTDVIQMHQKSIENVVASSGTALTPDQIRLIKRLTPNITVLYDGDAAGLRASLRGVDLILEEGMNVKVCTFPEGEDPDSFAKKTAYEDLVLYLEQNAVDFIRFKASLLMEESQGDPIKKASTIRDIVESISKIPDLIKQEVYVRECASIMDISEAVLFSTLSQILKNDAFEGQKVERRKPTLQVSHTPEQQAQRTTNRLEILEHDLIKYLLLYGNRTCTFTDIVLLTDEEGQLEEKEVQQELKVYEKIFLELQEDEIEFTNPDFKAIYQLLMSKFQENPDYNLDHFAAELPVELSEKVSEIIMEDENYQLDNWLRKDIVAKDKDAKIDVAIADIILNIRSLLVKHLVSHTSEALPEATPEEKQNILEEVMSYLQLQKILAKRLNVVVNY
- a CDS encoding porin family protein, coding for MKKLILLLAALVGGYTAVGQTTVGLEVRAGLNVSGLYLSELGDADNYPNAGINAGALFTVNFPKGFGLETGLVFSMKGNTLENVVDTRTEYRKDAQYVFRNYLEMPVHFRYRIPVSDKVTLTARVGPYVALGLYGNVKEEHTTDNPGERRHTDSKWHSLTVGTGEKDDFKPFDVGIQIGTGVEVWRFTGSVQFGYGFTDVLPQHTYGNSRNMVFSISAGYRIF
- a CDS encoding porin family protein, which encodes MKKGILLAVSALAGVFAANAQIDSTQVAPVRDTLVTPTVQEAPRDTTDVSAQRPSSRHNEVWNKVGLEVRGGLNIAWISHELSPIPMQVSPNVGLHLGCLATLNFSKYLGMETGLVFTSKGETWKVDGYNRNTGARIEGEANLYCNYLELPVHFRVRVPLGNVTLFARTGPYFAFATHGNVLAKGDFVTFARGGNRSSSTDKERFKLKVGNTADADFRSFDSGWAIATGVEIGKATIGLQFSFGFLDVYNTPFNTYDPQTGTRGQAEWGDTRNYAFTITGGYRFF
- the miaB gene encoding tRNA (N6-isopentenyl adenosine(37)-C2)-methylthiotransferase MiaB, with the translated sequence MAKEIDEAKQGQSLVMATNAQNTKKLYIESYGCQMNFSDSEIVASILSKVGYNTTDQLEEADLVLINTCSVREKAEQTIRKRLEQFNSYKRKKPAMKVGVLGCMAERVKHAFLEEEKIVDMVVGPDAYKDLPNLLEDVESGREAVNVILSKDETYADIAPIRLGSNGVTAFVSITRGCDNMCTFCIVPFTRGRERSRDPYSILNEIGDLAERGFKEVTLLGQNVDSYLWYGGGLKKDFAKASEMQQATAVNFAGLLDMVATAYPKMRIRFSTSNPQDMTLDVIDTMARHHNICKYIHLPVQSGSNRILKAMNRLHTREEYFKLIDDIRERIPDCAISQDMIAGFPTETEEDHRDTLSLMEYVKYDFGFMFAYSERPGTLAARKIEDDVPEEVKKRRLMEIIDLQQKHSAIRTQAQVGKVVEVLIEGTSKKSAEQWMGRNTQNTVVVFPKGDYKVGDFVDVLVESCTSTTLIGKAVGKTGYFNE
- a CDS encoding DUF2004 domain-containing protein — its product is MAEITLKTKYFGQLNFPAEEGIVADLVVNFEGEELEISFDIFDKLVEEKNIATVQLLLDNAEAMYSKAKAYIKANYKTDEVIAEFIEWHIEELSEEFVDAYGTEEEVTAEEIIRQLRLTHLWLSPNEEVQGGVEITYDFTLQEVSDEILAVRFDKSLEITDVVWER
- a CDS encoding type II toxin-antitoxin system YoeB family toxin, which codes for MNELKRHPEIGTGHPEKLKGGTDEMSRRIDSKHRLIYQVDEENKKVFLISAWGHYGDK
- a CDS encoding S-ribosylhomocysteine lyase; translated protein: MERIASFCIDHLKLERGIYVSRKDYVGSEVLTSFDIRMKRPYREPVLGGAEIHTMEHLAATWLRNSAWKDKIIYWGPMGCMTGNYLILAGDYTSKDIVPLITELFEYMAAFEGEIPGASALECGNFYNNNLPMAKYEAKKYLEEVLYHLTDANLEYPK
- a CDS encoding Mrp/NBP35 family ATP-binding protein, with product MQLQKNDVVEALRKITAPGEGKNLVDSGAVQNIVIFGDEVVVDVVIDNPSLQAKKRTEVEIMKAIHGEVHEKAKVIVNVKVVAPEKPEIKGKPIPGIKNIIAIASGKGGVGKSTITANLAISLSKMGFKVGVLDADIYGPSIPMMFDVMGERPQSVVVDGKSMMKPIESYGVKILSIGFFVGANQAVIWRGAMASKALNQMIFDADWGELDFLLVDLPPGTGDIHLSILQAMPVTGAVVVSTPQKVALADARKGVAMFQQETINVPVLGIVENMAYFTPAELPNNKYYIFGREGAKYLAEDLQIPFLGEIPLIQSIRESGDVGRPTTLQEGTVQARAFELMAKLTVQSVVERNQSLPPSEAIKITTMAGCSK